The segment GgagttgtgtgtgtggggggggggggggggggttacgaCGACACAAAGCTTTGTAAGCTTTGAGTAgatgctgccttcactgaccgTGTCGAACAAAGTAGAAGCGGATATTAGGTATCTTAGGCcattaaaagagagagagagagagaaaataaaatctctggCTTCCTCACGCAGCACGTTGCCACGGTTTCATTTTGCGGGCGCGTACTGTTGTGCGCGCTCACGCCGGgctattgtatgttttttttccattccttCCATCAACAAGGAGACCACCGTGGCCTTGTGGGATAACGGAGCCGGCCAGTTAAGCGTCAGGGGCCTGTTTAAATCATGTCGGACGAACAAGAAATAATGTGCAAATTGGAGAATATATTGGAAATACGGTAAAGCGGGGATGTCTACTCAAATGAACTGTCAGACAAGTAGTGAGACACGTTAACTTAGCTAACGTTAGCCGTCCAGGAGCAAGCCGTTTGTCTCAGCTTTTGTTACTGACCTTGCTAATATTAGCCGTTTGGCTGTGAATTAAGAGACTTTTTGTGTTGTAGTTTCACATTGGCTTGTCTTTGACTGGGTTGGAAAGCTGGTTAATCACGAGATAGATACAAAGGATGTTGCAAAAGTGATATTTAGACCATACATCACCATTCCAGATGTTTAACAACAAATGCCAGATGTGCACTGCTAATTGTTACGGTGTGCGAGTTAGCTCGTTAGCTTAGCAGGTTGTCATTACATTAACACGCAGATTTGGAAAATTATGTTACTCTATTCAGAAAAACTTATTGCCGGAatatgtttcttattttatcaTAATGTGCTAATGCAcacaataaagacagaatgagtTGGAGCAGTCATATTTGGATGAGCGAAAATTTCACCAGATGTACGTTAATTATAAACACACCACAGATGTTTAAGATTGTGTGTAGTTGCATTTActtattcctttttttcctttatgtgtGGGAATAATTGCTAAATCGCTGGCATTTATTTAGGGAGAAAATCTGACAGCTGGGATTTATTGTCTTTATTGTTTGGCTCATGGGCTACAGGAATAAGACGATCCAGATGCAGAAGATCAAGTCTCGTCTGAAAATGGAGTTTGAGGCTCTGGAATCTGAAGAGAAACACCTGAAAGAGTACAAACAAGAAATGGATCTCCTTCTACAAGAGAAAATGGCACATGTTGAGGAGCTGCGCCTCATCCATGCAGATATTAATGTGGTGAGTTCCAGGTACTGGTCTCAAGATGCATTCAGACCAATGGAGAGCCCcgttttgttattgtttgcaAAGTTTtatgaatttagtttttttaaaaaaatggttcaGAATCTAAATTTGTCTTATGTTGAATCTGCTTTTTCACAACTGGAAGACTGGCATTTGGTTCTTGTAGGTTATTAGCAAAGCTATATTTGTATATAATCTCTACAATAAATACAAGCTGAACTAGTGCACATACCAGTCTGGTTTCTCTTTTAGTTACAAAGTAGCTTTCTAATATTATAGTAACACTGCTACTTTGAGATGAAGATATCCCAGGGGCGGCGTGGGtcagcaaggtagagcagtCGTTTTGTAatcaagggttgccggttcgatcctcgacCAAGTTGAGTTCATgacgaggtgtccttgggcaagatgccgaacccctaattgctcctgataggtcgtggttgagcgccttgcatggcagcttccgccatcagtgcgtgaatgtgtgtgtgactgggtgaatgtgatgtgtgatgtaaagcgctttgggtatcattccaggtataGTAAAGTGCTATTttaatacggaccatttaccattccaGGCatcatttataaattattaataaaataccTTTATGTGCTGTAAAAGATCTTACATGCGAGGAAAACGTGTTTACACTCAGCATATCAAAAGTTTGCATCTGAAATTTCAAACCTTGTCCTTTCAGATGGAGAGCACCATCAAGCAGTCGGAGAATGACCTGAACAAACTGCTAGAAACAACTCGCCGCCTGCATGACGAGTACAAACCACTAAAGGAGCATGTTGATGCCCTGAGGATGACTTTAGGACTACACAGACTACCTAACTtgaatgaagaggaggagaagctcTCCCTGGAGTCAGTACAGACGCATACACAAAACGACAGTCTAGATACGTTAAACATAAAGGAACAATGTGGCTTAAATTGCATTTTGAATTATGTTTCTTTGTCATCTTTAAATCTCCTAAATTAGAGTGTAAAGAACATTTACACAGAATAATTGTAGATTTAAGAGGATTTTTAATATCACTGACAAGACACATTAAGCACACCatgaacatatttttatttgaacttgATTGTGTCACTTCACTTTTAAGTTCAGTTATTGTTGGGGGCAAAAGAAGGTGCTTGCAAACTATATGCAGTGGACCATTAACAAATTATAATGTAGATTTAAGAATCCCCAAATAGTTGCAACTATACATGAAGTTCTGAGGTGTGCTAAGATTAAGCAAGAGGATCACGGTTTTGTTGTATTGCGATGGCAACTTTgaagtctgttattttctctgggtgaaaaataactttttttctactcaaaatctttttttaagcaGATCTGTAAGAGAAcagattggtcaggaggtggtaCTTTTATACTCGctctcttatccagaacataacctgctcccGAGCTGGTTAGACGTTCAGCacaagttaccatggtgattgaCCTTGGTAAGAATTAAACCTGTTTCGTAGTATAGAAAACATCGGGTTAAACCCAAAGTTACCTCGAAAAGTGAAAATCCAGCTTCACATATTTACTTGGATCAGGCGCCgtgtaaaatgtaattaatcacACTGTTTGCAATTTGCTACATGCAACATCTAAAATTACAATTTcggttaaaaaataatacattttttagcaCTAATGGTGTTCATTtgggggtaaatatgtgacggcgTGAACCACAAACAGCTAGGTTCCTCCTTATCACCTAaaaccgatcagctgatcaccaacagccgTCACTGCAcacacagagacgaccagagagTCACTAGAGCAGAGAAGTGAGTACAAAATCCACATGGGCTGTTGCAAGTTTTAACAACAATGTGGGAAAATGCAGGTGTGGAACCCTATTACcgggaaaagtgtgtgtgtgttaaaacagccCCATTCTCCACGAAGGCGACatccatgggttgctccattaatactgtgtttattctcaagtccacCCATTGAACCACCAGGCTGATCTTTTTCATCATGCTTCTCCACGTCCAACAGAGGAATGATGGATCTGGCATCggttctttctgttgatacaatacagtaaataaataaaaaaaaaaatatatatatatatatattcaaccTTCTTTGGCTGCTACTCCTAGCAAGTATGTGTTGGGTTGCATGTCAGGTTGCATCTCTCTCCATAACCATGGCTGTCTGCCTTGAAGGTTTGCAGCTGTCATTGTTGTCATGGTAATTTGCAGGCAAAACTATTTTATCTTTGCACACCACCAGTCTCATCTGAACAGCATGAAATAGTTTATTGGGACAGCCTTAGTGTGCATTGTAATAATCTTAAAGATCAAAACAAGATGGTATGAAGCCTCATGTAGAGCTATTTAAACAAGTATCTACAGTAAAAGTTTTAAATCGTTCACACTACAAAGCAACAAGTTAAAGCTGAACTGCTGGACCATAATGTAAGTCCATTTTATTAATAGGTGACACAGATACATGTAGTGCATGCAAAATGGTCTGAGAATGGAGTCTCGTGGCACGCAGTGTTGCAGTTCAAAGGATAACTAATTGTATTTTCATTGCCCGTGTTTGAACTCTTCACAAAGTTTTATGAATTTTAGCCAGGTAGATTTGATTTATCCTCCTGGCAATCACACAAACAGCTTTGGAAACATATTCTTTGCCTTGGCATTCATCAAAGAGGAGGAATAGGGATACTTCTGCCAAACAGCAGTAGCAGCAACAGGCCTCAACTCAGTAATGTGCATTCTTTTCATGAGCAAGATAAAATTAATTAACCATGGCAGCAACATCTTTCTTAGCATTAGTGTCTCAGAGTGATGACACAACTAGAGAATTCAAATTGAATGTGtcattattatctttttattacTTTAGACCAGAGGAATAATACATAATTACAAAATGGGTGTGTATGAAATATTGTAGCTCACTTTTTTGGCAAGTGTATTTGTGAagacagcttttaaatcttctgACTCATTCGGAGAACAGCTTGCAATATGTTCACTACATGAAGGATGAGGGAGTGTAAATACTAAAGCAGGAAGATTTCTCAGAAGAGTGGCCAGTCTGGGACTGGGCGATCATATGATCGTGCTTAATGAACGCGATAAATTTCTGGTCAGTCACATTCATCAGCTGTGAGCCTATTTACTCGATCAAACGTGGAGCTGAGGGCAGCAAAATAGATGCCAGACATGACATTGGAGTTATCCTCCAAAGAGGAGGTCACAACGTCAGTTGTGTGGCGGTGGTTTGGATATCTCCAAAGACATGTGGAGCAAATTAAGCTGATATGCCAGGTATGTCAGCGATTGGTGCCCTCAAAAACCAGTAACACAACAAATTCGTTTAATCATTTAAAGCAGGGGtccccaaccttttttcctctgggacccccttcatgtatatactaaaatgccatagaccccctgctccacctcgtgctgaaaccatgcttgcttttaggctttcaaaagtgattctcaccataaataatgtattctggttgagtcctgtcctccGACAAAGCCAAATGAACACCATGCAGCCttacttttattaattaaaatagggacaaattgtggacattaatcacaatggctctattGCTCAAAGCCTCATGGACTCCCTGTGCTCTTTGGTatcccaggttgggaaccactgatttaaaaGAACACCACCCAAGTGATTATATGGTAAGCATGAAAATGCTAGCACAGTCCGCACAGCCTGCCAGTTTGACTAGCAGACCCAGCAGTTTAGCCGCCACTAGCTGTTAGCTCTTCTAGCATTTTAGCCGCTACTAACAGTGTAGCCACAGGACCAACAGCAGTCAGTGACATCATCGTTTGCAGCCATTGTGCTGTACAACATTCAAACAGGAGCAAAAGTTTTGCTTGAGTTCGAATTACACTGAGGCTTCGGGGTGCTTTGTTTTGGCCGCTTGGCCTCACAAGTTACGTACCCTCAttaaaaaatatggttactgcCAAAACCATTCTGCTACTACTGTGTGCAGTAGAAGCTGAAAAGCAGAAGTAGAAGCAGAAAATTTTCACGTAGGGATGGAAAGTTATTACtaatgctattttaaaaatacgaatttggcattatctctgcGAGAGAAGcggattttgggcatgtaggtgtaTTGTCACAGTGAaccaaatccacaaaaaaacactttatcctccttatttatggagattctgaatgttttcaagccttacactTAGAATATTCATCATTGGGTGTTCAGACAGAAAGTTACGCTACTACTGGTGCTATTTGAAATATCCCAGTTTGAGCTGTTCTCTGCAAGAAAACTCTCATTTGAAGATGCATCTGCTTCTCACAGCGGTGAACAGAAGCCAGCAAAAAACACTTTGTCCTTCTTATTTATGAGGATTCTGATAGTgatcttatttaatttactttatatgttagtaaaatgtttaattaatctttagtttctttagttttcagtacAGATGCTAGAAAAGTggcagtattaaaaaaaatgattgtgATAATTTTTTTGCCGTATTGCCCAGCCGTAGGGTAAACTGTTAAAGTTGATGGACCACTTCAGTTCCTAGAAACATGGGGCTTCTGTCTAACAGACATGGGCTGGATCACAGGTTGGATTACATGTTCAGATCAAGTTACTCAAATGTCAAGGACGTATGGTAGTTTCCTGCCCTGTTTCTTAGTGGtatcatgtgtttttttctgacaagGTTCAGTCTCCTTTTTCAGAAATTTATTTATGAGTATTTGTAAATTCTTTGAGAACAGAAATATGGCATGGTGCAGTTGCAAGGCAAGTAATTATCTAACTTGCAGTTGGAGCAAATGTCTCTCTAGTGAGAGCTGATCTTATTTGCAATTAATTAGCCTGATGACTGATTTTAATgcttataactttttttttgtggattatGAGCGTGATTTTATAGACCCAGTATAAATAATGAGGATTTTGGAGTACATGTTTCTGAAAAAGATgctcttttattatttcttgaTATTTATTTAGGATGCTTCAGACACATTGAGTTCCAATGTGTTTGGATTTCAACAGAAGTGCCAAGATCTGTAAAGTTCTACAAGTTAAATCCACACTGCACCTGTATGCTTAAGTACTAGATGAAATAATTGTTTTTGCCATTAAGGTGACCTgaccatttaaaatgttgtaGCAGTAACTGCCTGTAAGACTCTGAGTCAGTGCAAAGAACTTGAAtactttaaatatttgattGCTATTCAGTGGATCGGTTCATCTGGTGGCTTTTGCAGAATTtcacatgaaattaaattttccaTCCATTTGTCCAGGCAGCTTCAGAACCTGACAGAAATGCTGGTGACGAGAAAACCATTTATGGCTTCACAAATTCCATGTTATCCACAAAATTGGAGGGACATCAGGGGGGTCTGACAAGTAGACTTTCAGCAGCACAAAACCGCAGGCTGACATCCATCAACAGGGGATGATTGTACAATTTGCTGGAGCAAATTATAGCTGATGATCCGAGAATATAAAAGTGAAGCTCATCTTCGTTTTGGACAAGGAGACCCTTGGTTATCCCGAGTTAAAAGGTTGACTACCTTTATTTAATCGTCCACATTTTGCTCTGCAGGAAGTGCGGAAGTGGCACTAGCTGGGAACCCTAAtgaaggactttttttttttttttttttttgttctaatCATTGTGATGAATGACTAAAGATCATGTTAGTGTTTTCAAGTGttcacttgttttattttttagagcTAACTAACCTGTATTATTTAGGTCAAGTGTTTTACTCTTAGGTATGTCTGTTAAGATGTGACATTCCTGATtagttttggttaaa is part of the Melanotaenia boesemani isolate fMelBoe1 chromosome 7, fMelBoe1.pri, whole genome shotgun sequence genome and harbors:
- the zc4h2 gene encoding zinc finger C4H2 domain-containing protein, producing MSDEQEIMCKLENILEIRNKTIQMQKIKSRLKMEFEALESEEKHLKEYKQEMDLLLQEKMAHVEELRLIHADINVMESTIKQSENDLNKLLETTRRLHDEYKPLKEHVDALRMTLGLHRLPNLNEEEEKLSLDYFEKQKAEWQKEPHEPTIPESLAAAAAAAQQLQVSRKQDARQTATFRQQPPPMKACLSCHQQIHRNAPICPLCKAKSRSRNPKKPKRKPDE